TTTTCTGTGTTCATGGCGTATATTTTTTATTAAAGGTATGAAAACACTTTTAAAATTTTAGTTTTTTAGGGTTTTGATGTGTTGGGAATATCTTTAGAATAAGAATCTTATCATCCAGAATTTGATATACAATTTTAAAATTCCATTTAGGGATAAATCGTACAGCCGGATTTTTATAGCGTTTTTCTACCGGATACTTTTCAGGGAAAAGGTTTGCAGTTTCAGCCAACTCAAATAGTGTGTGATATACTATGACTGCATTTTGTGGACTTTCTTCAAAAACAAAATCAAAAATATCCCTCAAGCTTTCAATAGCTACAGGATGCCATTTAACCGGTCTTGTACCCATTTATCCATTTGAGCTTTAACTTCGTGATGTGGAATTCCTTTCTCATTACTATTGATAATCGAATCAATATCAGCAATATACTCTGCTCTTGTCAACGCTGTGCCATCAATAGTATATGCAACGATATCCTCATCGCTTTCGACCTCATATTGCGTTGCAGGCTCTTTTACAAGGGATTGGTAATTGCTTATGGCATCCTGTATTTGCCAAAGCAATTCGGTATCATCGGTTTCCTCAATTTTCCGGATTATCTTTTCTTTTAAGCTTTGTGTGTCCATGGCGTATATATTTTTCACTAAGTTATGAAAAATACTTTATTCCGGTAAATCGTCTTTATCTTCTTTTATTGGATACTTGCCAAACATGGGAGACATCTTCCATATCTTATAAGGCTTGTAGGAGAATTTGTTAGACAATGCGATCATCGTCACGGTATCACTTTTCAGTGTAACATACGAAGACGTATTGCCATGCCACCAGCCATTGTGGTAAAACAGCTTTTCGCCGGTTTCCCATTCATGCATACGGATACCCAGGCCATAATTCTTTTCGCCTTTATGCTCATAGCTATATCCCTGGAAAACCTGTTTGTAAAGCTTCGGGTCAAGGAAGCTTTTGGAATAGGTGGCAAGGTCGAATTTCAGCAGGTCACGCGGAGTGGAATAAATATTCTTATCACCATATACATCGTCAAGGAAATCGAAATCATACAGCACGCCATTGCCTTTATAGGAAAGGCTTACTTTGGTTTTATCTTTTTCGTAATCGAAAACAAAAGTGTTCTTCATGCCTAGTGGCTCAAAGATCATCTTTTTCATTGCCTCTCGGTAATTCATCTCAGTAACTTTCTCTATAACAAGCGCAAGGATGGCATAATTGGTATTACAATAGCCGAATTTTTTGTCGGGCTGGAAGTACAGATTGAATTTATGTTCTGCTAATAGGTTGAGTATATCCTGATTGTGAAGCATGCTACGGTCCCAGATAGCCCGGTCATCGCTAAAATAGGCATAATTGGGAAGCCCGCTGCGATGGTTCAGCAGCATCTTTATAGTTATGGTCTCATATGGGAACTCAGGCAGTATGGTATTTACTTTCTGGTCGAGGTCCAGCTGTTTCCCGTCAATCAGCTTCAGTACGAGTGCAGCAGTGAGCACTTTGCTTACAGAAGCGAGATGTATAGGTGTATCGGCAGTTATCGCCGATTTATCTTTCCTGTTGGAATAGCCTCCGTAATGTTCAAAAATTATCTCTCCGTTTTTAGCTACTAAAAAACCGCCACTAAGGTCATCTTTTGGCCAGATCTTGCCATAATAATGGGAAACACTTGTTTGCTTTTGCTTTATATATTTTTTGTCAAGCTTGTTAAAAGCTACATAAAATGGTGATCCGGTTGTCGCGGCTGTATTTTCGGCAATTTGCTTGTCCTCTTTTTTACATGATAAAATCGAGAGCAGGAATATATAGGGTAATAGTCGTAAAAATCTCATTTGTGAATGCGTAAAACGGCAAATATAGCTAAACAATGCGTTTGGGGATACCTTTTAAAATAAGGTTAACATATAAGATTTTATTTATTGCTTAACGAAAAGTTAATGTTTTGACTCCAAACAATTTATAATATCTATTACTTTTTCTTTAAATTCAGGGGATCTTAATTTTTATTGGTTAATGCAAAAAATCCCTTATTTTTACAGTAAATATATTATTCGGAATGGACAAGATAAACTGGAAAACCGTAAAGGAATTTGAAGATATAACGTATAAAAAATGCGATGGTGTAGCACGTATCGCCTTCAACAGGCCGGATGTGCGCAATGCCTTTCGTCCTAAAACGACAGCCGAGCTTTTTGAGGCTTTCATTGATGCAAGGGAAGATACTTCTATAGGTGTTGTACTGCTTTCTGCCGAGGGGCCGTCTTCAAGGGACGGCATCTATTCGTTTTGCAGCGGCGGCGACCAGAAAGCGCGCGGACAGCAGGGCTATGTAGGCGATGAC
Above is a genomic segment from Flavobacterium album containing:
- a CDS encoding type II toxin-antitoxin system RelE/ParE family toxin, whose protein sequence is MGTRPVKWHPVAIESLRDIFDFVFEESPQNAVIVYHTLFELAETANLFPEKYPVEKRYKNPAVRFIPKWNFKIVYQILDDKILILKIFPTHQNPKKLKF
- a CDS encoding serine hydrolase domain-containing protein gives rise to the protein MRFLRLLPYIFLLSILSCKKEDKQIAENTAATTGSPFYVAFNKLDKKYIKQKQTSVSHYYGKIWPKDDLSGGFLVAKNGEIIFEHYGGYSNRKDKSAITADTPIHLASVSKVLTAALVLKLIDGKQLDLDQKVNTILPEFPYETITIKMLLNHRSGLPNYAYFSDDRAIWDRSMLHNQDILNLLAEHKFNLYFQPDKKFGYCNTNYAILALVIEKVTEMNYREAMKKMIFEPLGMKNTFVFDYEKDKTKVSLSYKGNGVLYDFDFLDDVYGDKNIYSTPRDLLKFDLATYSKSFLDPKLYKQVFQGYSYEHKGEKNYGLGIRMHEWETGEKLFYHNGWWHGNTSSYVTLKSDTVTMIALSNKFSYKPYKIWKMSPMFGKYPIKEDKDDLPE